Proteins from a genomic interval of Medicago truncatula cultivar Jemalong A17 chromosome 3, MtrunA17r5.0-ANR, whole genome shotgun sequence:
- the LOC25489989 gene encoding uncharacterized protein isoform X1: MASPTLKPEKKLSEFLKDKQEPFILELYLLERSNCSKNWSSNSIKNLEKPASSCFFNKKRKPLFPFLKVLLTAIHDTKKKKKVTTTNDSNITNQHANVAVTVTHEHEANNVDQAPIETDRFSTASSSTLFNSCSDIDDDEEDRTSFSSNKHYNPLFSSDTCQASDVCNMRMQSQQDGKHQQRCIEEVCVTHETLNKNVCVCGVVVPKKFTEESLLSAALFSSLIQTSKRDHNYTKELKEILGHDVSHVMKSKRVLHKTKRLLFDCVRELTKNLPEKDCKQFMGAEKLGKMLWERTKEWSERGGNYERNLSNLLNLDYLDSINEWSEFKTEVKDVSIEIADAILECVIRDEVVSDIIEILSHNKINFCCCK; encoded by the exons ATGGCCTCACCAACACTTAAACCAGAGAAAAAACTTTCAGAATTTCTAAAAGACAAACAAGAACCTTTCATCCTAGAACTTTACTTATTAGAAAGATCAAATTGCTCAAAAAACTGGagttcaaattcaatcaaaaattTGGAAAAACCTGCAAGTTCTTGCTTCttcaacaaaaagagaaaacctCTCTTTCCATTTTTGAAAGTTTTATTAACAGCTATACATGatacgaagaagaagaagaaggttaCAACAACCAATGACTCCAACATTACAAACCAACATGCCAACGTTGCTGTCACTGTCACTCACGAACACGAAGCTAACAACGTTGATCAAGCACCTATTGAAACAGATCGTTTCTCAACTGCTAGCAGCTCCACCTTGTTCAATTCATGCTCagatattgatgatgatgaagaagacaGAACCTCGTTTTCGTCAAATAAACATTATAATCCTCTGTTTTCTTCAGACACTTGCCAAGCTTCCGATGTCTGCAACATGAGAATGCAAAG CCAGCAAGATGGAAAGCACCAACAAAGATGTATAGAAGAAG TCTGTGTGACACATGAAACATTGAACAAGAATGTCTGTGTTTGCGGCGTGGTTGTGCCGAAGAAATTCACCGAGGAATCTCTACTATCAGCTGCTCTATTTAGTTCACTTATTCAAACATCAAAGAGAGACCATAACTATACTAAGGAACTGAAAGAGATTCTTGGGCATGATGTTTCTCATGTGATGAAATCTAAAAGGGTGTTGCACAAGACAAAGAGGTTGTTATTTGATTGTGTGAGAGAACTTACAAAAAATCTTCCAGAAAAAGATTGTAAGCAATTCATGGGTGCCGAAAAGTTGGGGAAGATGTTATGGGAGAGGACAAAAGAATGGAGTGAAAGAGGTGGAAATTATGAGAGAAATCTAAGTAACTTGCTGAATTTGGATTACTTGGATTCAATTAATGAATGGAGTGAATTTAAGACCGAGGTGAAAGATGTTAGTATTGAGATTGCTGATGCAATTTTGGAATGTGTGATTAGGGATGAAGTAGTATCAGATATCATTGAAATTTTATCACacaacaaaattaatttctgttgttgtaagtaa
- the LOC25489989 gene encoding uncharacterized protein isoform X2, producing MASPTLKPEKKLSEFLKDKQEPFILELYLLERSNCSKNWSSNSIKNLEKPASSCFFNKKRKPLFPFLKVLLTAIHDTKKKKKVTTTNDSNITNQHANVAVTVTHEHEANNVDQAPIETDRFSTASSSTLFNSCSDIDDDEEDRTSFSSNKHYNPLFSSDTCQASDVCNMRMQSQQDGKHQQRCIEEVCVTHETLNKNVCVCGVVVPKKFTEESLLSAALFSSLGHDVSHVMKSKRVLHKTKRLLFDCVRELTKNLPEKDCKQFMGAEKLGKMLWERTKEWSERGGNYERNLSNLLNLDYLDSINEWSEFKTEVKDVSIEIADAILECVIRDEVVSDIIEILSHNKINFCCCK from the exons ATGGCCTCACCAACACTTAAACCAGAGAAAAAACTTTCAGAATTTCTAAAAGACAAACAAGAACCTTTCATCCTAGAACTTTACTTATTAGAAAGATCAAATTGCTCAAAAAACTGGagttcaaattcaatcaaaaattTGGAAAAACCTGCAAGTTCTTGCTTCttcaacaaaaagagaaaacctCTCTTTCCATTTTTGAAAGTTTTATTAACAGCTATACATGatacgaagaagaagaagaaggttaCAACAACCAATGACTCCAACATTACAAACCAACATGCCAACGTTGCTGTCACTGTCACTCACGAACACGAAGCTAACAACGTTGATCAAGCACCTATTGAAACAGATCGTTTCTCAACTGCTAGCAGCTCCACCTTGTTCAATTCATGCTCagatattgatgatgatgaagaagacaGAACCTCGTTTTCGTCAAATAAACATTATAATCCTCTGTTTTCTTCAGACACTTGCCAAGCTTCCGATGTCTGCAACATGAGAATGCAAAG CCAGCAAGATGGAAAGCACCAACAAAGATGTATAGAAGAAG TCTGTGTGACACATGAAACATTGAACAAGAATGTCTGTGTTTGCGGCGTGGTTGTGCCGAAGAAATTCACCGAGGAATCTCTACTATCAGCTGCTCTATTTAGTTCA CTTGGGCATGATGTTTCTCATGTGATGAAATCTAAAAGGGTGTTGCACAAGACAAAGAGGTTGTTATTTGATTGTGTGAGAGAACTTACAAAAAATCTTCCAGAAAAAGATTGTAAGCAATTCATGGGTGCCGAAAAGTTGGGGAAGATGTTATGGGAGAGGACAAAAGAATGGAGTGAAAGAGGTGGAAATTATGAGAGAAATCTAAGTAACTTGCTGAATTTGGATTACTTGGATTCAATTAATGAATGGAGTGAATTTAAGACCGAGGTGAAAGATGTTAGTATTGAGATTGCTGATGCAATTTTGGAATGTGTGATTAGGGATGAAGTAGTATCAGATATCATTGAAATTTTATCACacaacaaaattaatttctgttgttgtaagtaa